CATAAATAGAAAACACATTAGAAATCATTTCGATACATTGAAACTAACAAACGTACCTGAATCGAGTGAGCACGAGCACGATGGCGAGAGGCCATGTCGCTGTAGCATTGCGTCACAGCGCCGCCAACAGTCAGGTCACGGTACTCGCGGTACATGTTGTGGGTACCGGAACGGGAATCGTAGCGCAGCCAGATACCGAAATTCTTAACTCGTAGTGGGGTCTTCTCCAAGATACGCTTCACCGAAACGATTTCACCGGTGGCTTTCTTGAACTTACGAAGCTGCCGCAAGAAGTACCAGAAACGTGATTTCGCTACAATCTGGTCGGAGGCGAAAATGTTCATTTTGAACAGCGGAGGGTTGGGGTCCTTCTCCGAGGGCAATTTGCGCCCGATGACCTGATATTCCTTCAGCTGTGGAAAACATTACGATACAATCAATACAAGGTTATACACAGTTTGACGTTTCGGTGCAAATCAACGGTTTTCATGGTTTCGAAGCAAAGGAACgcgaattttgtttttctaacTTTGTTCTATGAGCTTTCCATCCATTCTCGGTTTGAACATATATTCTAACATGTAAAACTGTTTACAACATTATTATCTAGTTATCAACCACGGTACAATATATGAAAACACGGCACTGTTGTCTGAATTTTTATCCTGATTTGGAACTAATATTAATCGCATATCGAATCAATTCATTCGGCTGCATTgccatcgaaaaaaattttgcaCTTTAAAACACCGAAAACCTAACAAAATATTGGAAAATTTGGGATTTTTACCACTCCTTTAGCTTTCATTTTGACTGCGCTTCACGAAAGAGGAAACGGAAAAGAACTTTGACGGTGGCTCGATGAGACCAAAATGACATTTCGTAAGCTGTATAGAGCTGAAGCGGCGCTTTGCGGCGATTGTGGATGTCAGTCTGAAAGAAAGAATGAAATAGAAAGATGGGAATTATTTTCTCGATACATAGCGTGTTTGCATCTAATTTGTATGCATGTATGTGGTAGAGATGGGcgaatcagctcatcatggtgagcggctcagagccgttcagctcatacaagagagctgctcatttggaactGCTCTTCAGCTCAGTCGAATTTTGcggttgtccacacaattgcataactaccatgggacattttatagtgtgcattttcataatggacggaaagcaaaaaaaaataaacgaatttaatatataattgtacacaaactaagactaatatgaattctaataatatgatataaaacaaaaattgaatgctggaatccaacatagaagatgcttaggatatgctgaacttaaacaacataaaaaccaacagtagccaaataaaatgccttcaGAAATATTGGCCGACACAACGTCTTTTGATAAAACTACCGAGATATTTTCTGCATCCaagtatataaaaataaatccacttataggcgcaacgagaaataattcttcgcgatgacaaaggtaacaaaaagaCCATTATCAATCATTAGCATTTATGCCGGGttgtttctgaattgttttgattcagcacgcggaaataagtTTATGTGTTTCAACagtcatgtttaaataacaatataatatagtaatttcatttacaagcatataataatgtttattattttgtttggtaaCGAACGAtggaatatcttcaaaacaaaaacctttttcctatctggcatctctgctaaagctaaagaacgaagagggacacacgaaaacaaactgacgtcatatcataaaacgcgggagacgaaaaattctttcgcgtctcaaaattcacactctctgcagcttttgcgctccacagctatgcagctcagCAGCttaacagctcagcagctcatccgctcagctgctcatcagctcagcttctcatcagctcaacagctcagcagctcatcagctcaactgctcaacagctcatcagctcaacagctcatcagctcaacagctcagcagctcatcagctcaacagctccgtaatgagctgatgagctgcgttgttttgattgcgaaccgatccgaatccgctcactataatgaagcgattcgaatgaacagctcatgagcggatggcacatctctagtatgtgGCGACTGGCCcgtgtcaaaacaaaaaaaaagttttaagtaggtagaatataattttcaaaccCGACTCGTACTCGTTTTTAATCGATTCGATCGATTCAGCAGTTGCTGGCACTACGTAAAAAGACTCTGAGAGCGCCGGTTGGGCatccatacatttttttttctcttcttgatCTTTCTCATCGAAATCTATATGCTGAAACTGATGCACATAAATTGTGAgcgatcgatttattttcattgttaGTAAAGGATAATTAATTCCGTCAGGTTGAAGATAACATCATAAGCTTAGtattgtaatataaaaaatggTCGACATTGTTTTCTTAGATGCGGGCTGTTCATGATACAAAAACCACTCCGTTTCTATCTCTTCAGAACTTCCAAGCTTTTGCAAAATTGGAAAACGAATTGGAAGGTGCACGGCTCGTATCTTTGAAGAAGGGTTACTAACAGCAAAGCTCTTTATTGCCCTCTATTGAAATGTGGTAATTTGCGAAATACTCTTCTATGGGTTGGACCGGAAAGCTCGTGCCGCCATTGATGTCAATCAAATCGAGGAATCCATTAAGAATAATATTCGGTACACGACATAGTTGATTAATtaaaggggtattctagtgtagaggcacgagtttcg
The Toxorhynchites rutilus septentrionalis strain SRP chromosome 2, ASM2978413v1, whole genome shotgun sequence genome window above contains:
- the LOC129768028 gene encoding 60S ribosomal protein L18a; protein product: MKAKGVLKEYQVIGRKLPSEKDPNPPLFKMNIFASDQIVAKSRFWYFLRQLRKFKKATGEIVSVKRILEKTPLRVKNFGIWLRYDSRSGTHNMYREYRDLTVGGAVTQCYSDMASRHRARAHSIQIIKVEVVEASKTRRAHIKQFHDSKIRFPLVQRYHHKRYRKLFSLRRPDTYYM